In Paenibacillus algicola, a genomic segment contains:
- a CDS encoding ABC transporter ATP-binding protein, with amino-acid sequence MELLRYTWRLFAGTQKRLWTWFVVMAVSSAFIVVPHVMVGRMVDVAIPSMEVKLVALYAVLIAGSFVLSSLLQSTSKYLLDMMIHQVISSIKVRLFTLFHQKRLRDLMAIGTDSLYQRATNTVQVIQEKILLIMRDVCAVTLSAVISFVVIANIDPMIPLLFALVFIPYIYFRVLIFRKKGYTFNEQAESNGQIIRTVRELIQGIRSIKLNGTELQEKERFELVQKKHIGIQLHHIHVFSSLLLLNILMILLPEIIVYGYLGYKVYTGQTTIGNILVAAGLLGQIRAFVWQVSRYGMMMQEFKVHVQRLYEIEQLPDEPYGKGSEWTHVDSIRGGISFENVTFQYDQMKVLDRFNFDINPGVSIGIVGISGVGKTTLANLFIGLEAPSEGVIRLDGRPLADWSISHVRSRICFITQQPYLLNGTIRANTTYGLDGKSDTEIYQALDSAYLKEFVESLENGLDTLIGERGIQLSGGQKQRLSIARAFLQNPEIIVLDEATASLDLESEHLVQLALEPLCKNKTTLIIAHRLATLHHTDQIIVIEDGRIAESGSHMELLQEKGLYFQLYREQYRFNLEESVEGSA; translated from the coding sequence ATGGAGCTTCTCCGGTATACATGGCGTTTATTTGCCGGCACGCAAAAACGGCTTTGGACCTGGTTTGTGGTCATGGCGGTATCGAGCGCTTTTATCGTTGTACCGCATGTAATGGTGGGAAGAATGGTTGATGTCGCCATACCTTCCATGGAAGTCAAGCTGGTCGCTTTATACGCGGTTTTAATCGCTGGTTCTTTCGTATTAAGCTCGTTGTTGCAATCGACGTCCAAATATTTACTCGACATGATGATTCATCAAGTCATCAGTTCAATCAAAGTCAGACTCTTTACACTATTCCACCAAAAACGTCTACGCGACCTTATGGCGATAGGGACAGATTCCTTATATCAGCGAGCGACCAATACCGTCCAGGTAATTCAGGAAAAGATTTTGCTCATTATGCGGGATGTTTGTGCCGTAACCTTATCAGCCGTTATCAGCTTCGTGGTGATTGCCAATATTGATCCTATGATTCCGCTGCTGTTTGCGCTTGTTTTCATACCCTATATCTACTTTCGAGTCTTAATATTTAGAAAGAAAGGGTACACGTTTAACGAGCAGGCGGAATCTAACGGCCAAATCATTCGTACTGTTCGGGAGCTAATCCAGGGGATCAGAAGCATTAAGCTGAACGGAACGGAATTGCAGGAGAAAGAGCGGTTTGAACTAGTCCAGAAAAAGCATATCGGGATTCAGCTTCACCATATTCACGTTTTCAGCTCTTTACTTCTCCTGAACATATTGATGATTCTGCTACCGGAAATCATCGTCTACGGTTACCTAGGCTATAAGGTGTATACGGGACAGACCACAATTGGAAATATTCTGGTTGCTGCAGGGCTATTGGGACAAATTCGCGCCTTTGTCTGGCAGGTATCTCGCTATGGCATGATGATGCAGGAGTTCAAGGTCCATGTGCAGCGTTTATATGAAATTGAGCAACTGCCCGATGAGCCGTACGGAAAAGGGAGTGAATGGACTCATGTCGATTCAATTCGTGGAGGTATCTCGTTTGAAAATGTCACTTTCCAATACGACCAGATGAAGGTGTTGGACCGATTTAATTTTGACATTAATCCAGGTGTATCTATTGGGATAGTTGGTATTTCTGGGGTGGGAAAAACGACACTTGCCAATCTCTTTATCGGACTTGAGGCTCCCTCGGAGGGGGTGATAAGACTGGACGGAAGGCCACTTGCGGATTGGAGCATAAGCCATGTGCGAAGCCGTATCTGCTTCATTACCCAGCAGCCGTATCTGCTTAATGGCACCATAAGAGCCAATACCACTTACGGCCTGGATGGCAAAAGCGATACGGAAATTTATCAGGCGCTTGATTCTGCCTATTTAAAGGAGTTCGTCGAGAGCCTTGAGAACGGATTAGATACATTAATCGGGGAAAGAGGAATCCAGTTGTCTGGGGGGCAGAAGCAGCGACTTTCAATTGCAAGAGCTTTCTTGCAGAATCCAGAAATTATCGTGCTTGATGAAGCCACGGCATCGCTGGATCTTGAATCCGAGCATTTGGTTCAGCTTGCATTGGAGCCTCTGTGCAAGAATAAGACAACCTTAATCATAGCTCACCGCCTTGCTACTCTTCACCACACGGATCAGATCATTGTCATAGAGGATGGGCGAATTGCCGAATCGGGCTCACACATGGAACTGCTCCAGGAAAAAGGGCTGTATTTCCAGCTTTATCGTGAACAGTATCGATTTAATCTGGAAGAAAGTGTGGAGGGGTCTGCGTGA
- a CDS encoding ABC transporter ATP-binding protein — protein sequence MKRKYAVFTILFSLLLQLTILSFPVITGQLIDLLTASNWEGYVVLLIGICVIPIAQGLLEWGRAFSLTNWSEHRAARLRSRLLSRALQVPIQFFSTSKTGEVVTRSTDDVQQATDHEKMKLEMVEHCAVFLLISVVLWRLNPVLMVIVLLGGLLYMLQTKFIAPRLSQVYARNMGTRDLYNEYVREGIQILPLTIISGKTEWERRKLSQVVQQSRAVEEHTSRLSWMNEAVLKTIEAIITGLIYGSAAYLLLKQQITIGYLVTAISLYFPLIQTFGVASQWVHRYKKYRISSFRIAEVLELSPDTYQQGAVPPEKIERIDFNQVAFSYPGREPILKNVSFTLERGKVIAIVGLSGGGKSTICELLLKLHAPNSGSITVNANHKLADMEGTSWRQKVAYAEQQMFLFTETLRYNLTYGSSQAPFQQVVELAKQLGIHRFIEQREKGYDTPVSNDLSGFSGGQKQKMSLMRTLLKSGPQLLILDEPTSALDYLSEKQLMSAIYKRKESFATLIIAHRLSTILNADTILVLKDGEIVESGTHAELMSSKGHYFSLYEYESMHKSQVDVLEFVKE from the coding sequence GTGAAAAGAAAATATGCTGTCTTCACCATTCTGTTCTCGCTGCTACTTCAACTCACGATACTTTCTTTCCCTGTCATTACAGGGCAGCTTATTGATTTGCTAACAGCAAGTAATTGGGAAGGGTATGTCGTCCTATTGATCGGAATTTGCGTGATACCGATCGCCCAAGGCTTATTGGAGTGGGGAAGAGCCTTTAGTTTAACGAACTGGAGCGAGCATCGGGCGGCCAGACTACGAAGCCGTTTGCTGTCACGAGCACTCCAGGTACCTATTCAGTTTTTTTCAACCTCCAAAACAGGCGAAGTGGTAACGAGAAGCACAGATGACGTTCAACAGGCGACTGATCATGAAAAGATGAAGCTTGAAATGGTGGAACACTGTGCTGTATTCCTTTTGATTTCTGTAGTGCTTTGGCGGTTGAATCCGGTCCTGATGGTGATTGTCCTGCTCGGAGGACTTTTGTATATGCTTCAGACAAAGTTTATAGCCCCTAGGCTGTCACAGGTCTATGCAAGGAACATGGGGACTCGGGACCTGTATAACGAATATGTCCGGGAAGGCATTCAGATTCTTCCTCTGACCATCATCTCGGGTAAAACCGAGTGGGAGCGAAGGAAACTATCGCAAGTCGTCCAGCAGTCAAGGGCAGTTGAAGAGCATACTTCAAGGCTATCGTGGATGAATGAAGCTGTTCTCAAAACCATTGAGGCGATCATTACGGGTTTGATCTATGGCTCAGCGGCTTATCTGCTCCTAAAGCAGCAGATTACAATCGGTTATTTGGTGACTGCGATCTCATTATATTTTCCGCTTATTCAAACCTTCGGGGTTGCGTCTCAGTGGGTTCATCGGTACAAAAAGTATCGAATTTCTTCGTTCCGTATTGCGGAAGTACTGGAGCTCTCCCCGGATACTTACCAGCAGGGAGCTGTACCGCCAGAGAAAATTGAGCGCATCGACTTTAACCAGGTGGCATTCAGTTACCCGGGCAGAGAGCCCATATTAAAGAATGTCAGCTTCACGTTGGAGCGTGGCAAGGTGATCGCCATAGTCGGGCTGAGTGGTGGAGGGAAGTCAACAATCTGCGAGTTATTGCTGAAGCTCCATGCTCCTAATAGCGGAAGCATCACTGTAAACGCAAATCATAAGCTGGCTGACATGGAGGGGACGTCCTGGAGACAAAAAGTTGCCTACGCTGAGCAGCAGATGTTTCTTTTTACAGAAACGCTGCGTTATAACCTGACCTATGGAAGTTCTCAGGCTCCGTTTCAACAGGTGGTCGAGCTGGCAAAGCAGCTTGGCATTCACCGTTTTATTGAACAGCGGGAAAAAGGGTATGACACCCCTGTTTCCAACGACCTTTCTGGATTCTCTGGAGGCCAAAAGCAGAAAATGTCACTAATGAGGACTCTGCTTAAGTCTGGCCCCCAGCTATTAATTCTGGATGAGCCAACTTCTGCACTGGATTACTTATCCGAAAAGCAGCTCATGAGCGCCATCTATAAGCGTAAGGAGAGCTTTGCCACCTTAATTATCGCACACCGCTTGTCAACCATCTTGAACGCAGACACGATCCTCGTTCTTAAGGACGGAGAGATCGTAGAGTCCGGCACTCATGCGGAGTTAATGAGCAGTAAGGGGCATTACTTTTCTCTCTATGAGTATGAATCCATGCACAAATCACAGGTTGACGTGCTGGAATTTGTTAAGGAGTGA